The Faecalibacter sp. LW9 genome has a segment encoding these proteins:
- the rnpA gene encoding ribonuclease P protein component has translation MKLTFGKNEKLKSKKAIEALFSEGQSYVSHPIRIVYKVNPKSDYTIRIAESVAKKKFKHAVDRNLLKRRIKEAYRLNKHLLEITEDLSIDILFIYTSSKIQSYEKIDQSIQEILTKLNIKLNKKEQH, from the coding sequence ATGAAATTGACATTTGGTAAGAACGAAAAATTAAAAAGTAAAAAAGCCATCGAAGCTTTGTTTTCAGAAGGTCAGTCCTATGTGTCTCATCCCATCCGCATTGTTTATAAAGTTAATCCCAAATCAGATTATACGATTCGTATAGCTGAAAGTGTAGCCAAAAAAAAATTTAAACATGCAGTGGATCGAAATTTACTAAAACGTAGAATCAAAGAAGCTTATCGATTAAATAAACATCTTCTTGAAATTACAGAAGATCTTTCCATTGATATTTTATTCATCTACACTTCTTCTAAAATTCAATCTTACGAAAAAATTGATCAATCCATTCAAGAAATTTTAACGAAACTGAATATAAAACTCAATAAAAAAGAGCAACACTAA
- a CDS encoding sensor histidine kinase: MNNFKDSILYIISILLVVVVMMISMLFEKGFAFQIYEPQDIFKIIVGYILLGSITYQILKGFIVSDKSKMLRNIGIMLIGNVLIYSIMFFSNPNTQIEYFFHQNAINYFIGYFFFSLCASFVGSAFFYEYRNEITAKGFHPYVIWRYFIQSLFSTLALYFVFCVFVNRLFPNEIFHNNIFNYILVACITVVFLGIFYFLEKRRNTFEEKIIQQSTKAETATANFETLKNQLDPHFLFNSLNVLTGLIEENPDKAIDFTTSLSKIYRYLLEQKDKEVVPLEEEIRFAKTYINLLKLRFENSIHFHLNMMDFKEGEFIVPLSLQILLENTIKHNIVTESKPLKIRIYKEGQHLVVENSLQLKTSVKDSTGVGLNNIINRYQLISNREVKISNENNLFKVELPIIKK, translated from the coding sequence ATGAACAATTTCAAAGATTCAATTTTATATATAATATCAATCCTTTTGGTTGTTGTAGTTATGATGATTTCTATGCTATTTGAAAAAGGATTTGCGTTCCAAATTTATGAGCCTCAAGATATTTTTAAAATCATAGTAGGATATATTTTATTAGGTTCAATAACCTATCAAATTCTAAAAGGATTTATAGTTTCGGACAAATCAAAAATGTTACGAAATATCGGAATTATGCTGATCGGAAATGTATTGATTTATTCAATAATGTTCTTTTCAAATCCAAATACACAAATTGAATATTTCTTTCATCAAAACGCAATCAATTATTTTATTGGCTATTTCTTTTTCAGTTTATGTGCTTCATTTGTAGGTTCTGCATTTTTCTATGAGTACAGAAATGAAATTACGGCTAAAGGATTTCATCCGTATGTTATTTGGCGCTATTTTATACAATCATTATTTTCCACTTTAGCTTTATATTTTGTTTTTTGTGTATTTGTGAATCGATTATTTCCGAACGAAATTTTTCACAATAATATTTTTAATTACATCTTAGTTGCTTGTATTACAGTTGTTTTTTTAGGAATATTCTATTTTTTAGAAAAACGCAGAAATACATTCGAAGAAAAAATAATTCAGCAATCAACAAAAGCTGAAACGGCAACTGCAAATTTCGAAACATTAAAAAATCAATTAGACCCACATTTCCTGTTCAATAGTTTAAATGTATTAACAGGATTAATCGAAGAAAATCCTGATAAAGCCATTGATTTTACAACTTCGCTTTCTAAAATCTATCGTTATTTATTAGAGCAAAAAGACAAAGAAGTTGTTCCGTTAGAAGAAGAAATTCGATTTGCGAAGACTTATATTAATTTACTCAAGTTAAGATTCGAAAATAGTATTCATTTTCATCTCAATATGATGGATTTTAAAGAAGGAGAATTTATTGTTCCGCTTTCTCTTCAAATTTTGTTAGAAAATACGATTAAACATAATATCGTTACCGAATCAAAACCTTTAAAAATTAGAATTTATAAGGAAGGTCAACATTTAGTTGTTGAAAATTCTCTCCAATTAAAAACTTCAGTGAAAGATTCAACAGGTGTTGGATTAAATAATATTATCAATCGTTACCAACTCATTTCTAATCGAGAAGTGAAAATTTCAAATGAGAATAATTTGTTTAAAGTAGAATTACCAATCATCAAGAAGTAA
- a CDS encoding VWA domain-containing protein, translating to MQWGDFGQIVWMIALVLILILSVNVYRWRSLVKKTFADPHLLPFIFPMISSRRFLIKLALTCTALFLIIIALMDPMQGQREVEVKREGIDMVFVLDLSTSMNAQDVAPSRIEKSTKFIADMMQQLGGDRVGLVVFAANSYTIAPLTNDYAAIESYLTNVNTELISSQGTDFQNAIQEASKLLSKSANQSKLVVLISDGEDNENSVGNAIKVANDQNIHVVSVGVGTEKGGPIPVYYDGFEGGLKQDQLGNTVISKLESKNLLKLAEQTNGTYIQLNSISDAISQLALYKTRLSKNEIATSTTRDMNHIYQWFLGFAILLLFIELLTSEYKFFKTRNK from the coding sequence ATGCAGTGGGGTGATTTTGGACAGATCGTATGGATGATCGCGTTAGTACTTATCCTTATTTTATCGGTAAATGTTTATCGATGGAGATCTCTTGTGAAGAAAACTTTTGCAGATCCGCATTTGTTACCCTTCATTTTTCCGATGATTTCTTCCAGAAGATTTTTAATCAAATTAGCGCTAACGTGTACCGCTTTATTTTTAATCATCATTGCGTTAATGGATCCGATGCAAGGACAACGCGAAGTTGAGGTGAAGCGAGAAGGAATTGATATGGTGTTTGTATTGGACTTATCAACCAGTATGAATGCACAAGATGTTGCACCATCGCGCATCGAAAAGTCGACAAAATTCATCGCTGATATGATGCAACAATTGGGTGGTGATCGTGTAGGATTAGTAGTTTTTGCTGCAAATTCGTATACTATTGCGCCTTTAACCAATGATTATGCAGCCATTGAAAGTTATTTAACCAATGTTAATACAGAATTAATTTCGAGTCAAGGAACAGACTTTCAAAATGCCATTCAAGAAGCTTCAAAACTTTTGAGTAAATCAGCTAATCAAAGCAAATTAGTGGTTTTAATCTCTGATGGTGAGGACAATGAAAATAGTGTAGGTAATGCGATTAAAGTAGCGAATGATCAAAACATCCATGTCGTATCTGTAGGGGTTGGTACAGAAAAAGGTGGTCCAATACCGGTATATTATGATGGTTTTGAAGGAGGGTTAAAACAAGACCAATTAGGAAATACGGTTATCAGTAAACTAGAATCAAAAAATCTTCTCAAATTAGCTGAACAAACTAATGGAACTTATATTCAATTGAATTCCATTTCAGATGCCATTTCGCAATTGGCACTATATAAAACAAGATTAAGTAAAAATGAAATTGCTACATCTACAACTAGGGATATGAATCACATCTATCAATGGTTTTTAGGATTTGCTATATTGTTACTTTTTATAGAATTATTAACATCTGAATATAAGTTTTTTAAGACGAGAAATAAGTAG
- a CDS encoding aspartate-semialdehyde dehydrogenase, with protein sequence MRIAVVGATGMVGRVMLQVLEERNFPITEIIPVASERSVGQTIEYKGEKYTIVSMLDAVNMRPDIAIFSAGGETSKQWAPKFAEVGTTVIDNSSAWRMEPHIPLVVPEINADILTKEDKIIANPNCSTIQLVMVLNPLHKQYGIKRVVVSTYQSVTGTGKDAVEQLNGEIEGRDVAKVYPYQIFKNALPHCDVFDEETGYTKEELKLTREPRKIMRVEEMNITATAVRVPVQGGHSESVNIEFENDFELADVRRLLAEQEGVTLQDNPDTNTYPMAFYSEGKDDVFVGRIRRDLSLPNALNCWIVADNLRKGAATNAVQIAEYLVANGLVG encoded by the coding sequence ATGAGAATAGCAGTCGTAGGCGCTACCGGAATGGTCGGCAGAGTTATGCTCCAAGTTTTGGAAGAACGAAATTTTCCAATCACTGAAATTATCCCAGTAGCATCAGAAAGATCAGTAGGTCAAACTATTGAATATAAAGGAGAAAAATACACCATTGTATCAATGCTGGATGCTGTAAATATGCGACCAGATATCGCCATTTTTTCAGCAGGTGGAGAAACTTCCAAACAGTGGGCGCCAAAGTTTGCGGAAGTAGGAACTACTGTTATTGATAATTCGTCTGCTTGGAGAATGGAACCTCATATTCCTTTAGTCGTACCAGAAATCAATGCTGATATTCTAACAAAGGAGGATAAAATTATTGCCAATCCAAATTGTTCTACCATTCAGTTGGTAATGGTGCTTAATCCATTACACAAACAATATGGAATCAAACGTGTGGTTGTTTCGACTTACCAGTCCGTAACAGGAACGGGTAAAGATGCTGTTGAACAGTTGAATGGGGAAATTGAAGGACGTGATGTAGCTAAAGTATACCCCTATCAAATCTTTAAAAATGCCTTGCCACATTGTGATGTTTTTGATGAAGAAACTGGGTATACAAAAGAAGAATTAAAATTAACACGCGAACCTCGTAAGATTATGCGCGTGGAGGAAATGAACATTACAGCCACTGCTGTTCGTGTTCCTGTTCAAGGAGGACATTCAGAATCCGTAAACATTGAATTTGAAAATGATTTTGAGTTAGCAGATGTTCGTCGATTATTAGCAGAGCAAGAAGGGGTAACTTTACAAGATAATCCAGATACCAATACGTATCCAATGGCATTCTATTCAGAAGGAAAAGATGATGTTTTTGTAGGGCGTATTCGTCGAGATTTATCTTTACCAAATGCTTTAAACTGTTGGATTGTCGCTGATAATTTACGTAAAGGGGCTGCTACAAATGCTGTACAAATTGCAGAATATTTAGTGGCGAATGGATTAGTAGGATAA
- a CDS encoding RNA polymerase sigma factor: MDLQQLIKACKKNDSKAQRLLYEKYDSRFFAVCKRYFVNIHEAEDALVKGFLKIFQNINSYSGDGNFEGWMHRIIVNECLMEVRKKKTILMSIEDHSSHVFQQDTPVEEDGGLMQLLNVLPEGCRIVFILHVIEGFKHKEIAEQLNISEGTSKSQLNLAKSKLKELLEKYPNLKANLL, translated from the coding sequence TTGGATCTCCAGCAGCTGATAAAAGCATGTAAGAAAAATGACTCGAAAGCACAACGTTTGCTTTATGAGAAATACGACTCGCGGTTTTTCGCAGTATGTAAGCGCTATTTTGTGAACATACATGAAGCTGAAGATGCATTGGTAAAAGGGTTTTTAAAGATTTTTCAGAATATCAATTCTTACTCAGGAGATGGAAATTTTGAAGGTTGGATGCACCGTATCATAGTGAATGAATGCTTGATGGAAGTGCGAAAGAAGAAAACCATATTGATGTCCATAGAAGATCATTCTTCTCATGTTTTTCAACAAGACACGCCAGTAGAAGAAGATGGTGGGCTAATGCAATTGTTAAATGTACTCCCCGAAGGATGTCGAATTGTTTTTATCCTACATGTGATTGAAGGATTTAAGCATAAAGAAATTGCAGAACAGCTAAACATTTCGGAAGGGACATCAAAATCTCAGTTGAATTTAGCGAAGTCAAAGTTGAAAGAATTATTAGAAAAATATCCTAATCTAAAAGCGAATTTGTTGTGA
- a CDS encoding MarC family protein translates to MEFFSKLNINEIGTTFAVLFAVIDILGSIPIIVGIRSKVGHIESEKASIAAGVLMISFLFFGTKILNLVGVDVQSFAVAGAFVIFIIALEMILGIEIQKGVEAKSASIVPIAFPLVAGAGSLTTVLSLRSQYADINIVIAIILNMLIVYFVLKFAGKLEKWMGPGVLSVLKKVFGVILLSIAIKLFTSNIGALFIQEFNL, encoded by the coding sequence ATGGAATTTTTTTCTAAACTAAACATTAACGAAATCGGGACAACATTTGCCGTATTATTTGCTGTCATTGATATCTTAGGTAGTATTCCGATTATTGTTGGAATTCGCAGTAAAGTAGGACACATCGAATCCGAGAAAGCGTCAATCGCTGCCGGAGTTTTGATGATTTCATTCTTATTTTTCGGTACTAAAATTTTAAATCTTGTAGGGGTCGATGTCCAATCCTTCGCCGTGGCAGGGGCATTTGTAATTTTTATAATTGCCTTAGAAATGATTTTAGGAATCGAAATTCAAAAAGGTGTCGAAGCCAAATCAGCATCTATTGTACCTATTGCTTTCCCATTAGTCGCTGGAGCAGGATCTTTAACAACAGTTTTATCGTTACGTTCTCAATATGCAGATATTAATATTGTCATTGCAATTATTTTGAACATGTTAATTGTTTATTTTGTGTTAAAGTTTGCTGGAAAACTAGAAAAATGGATGGGACCTGGTGTTTTATCAGTTTTAAAGAAAGTTTTTGGTGTAATTTTGCTTTCAATTGCAATCAAGTTATTTACATCAAATATTGGGGCATTATTTATCCAAGAGTTTAATTTATAA
- a CDS encoding BrxA/BrxB family bacilliredoxin, with amino-acid sequence MYPAEIVMPMKEQLTSNGFEDLTTPEQVEAAIAKPGTTLVMVNSVCGCAAGAARPGVLQSLDNDKVPANLTTVFAGFDKDAVAKAREFFAPFPPSSPAVALFKDGELVHMLERHHIEGHSAAAIAENLKSAYNEFV; translated from the coding sequence ATGTATCCAGCAGAAATAGTTATGCCGATGAAGGAGCAATTAACTTCTAACGGTTTCGAAGATTTAACAACTCCAGAGCAAGTAGAAGCTGCTATCGCTAAACCAGGAACAACTTTAGTGATGGTAAATAGTGTGTGTGGTTGTGCTGCAGGAGCTGCAAGACCAGGTGTTTTACAATCGTTAGATAACGATAAAGTACCAGCAAACTTAACAACAGTTTTCGCAGGATTTGATAAAGATGCAGTAGCAAAAGCACGTGAGTTTTTTGCACCATTCCCACCAAGTTCTCCAGCTGTAGCTTTATTTAAAGATGGTGAATTAGTTCACATGTTAGAGCGTCACCACATCGAAGGACATTCTGCAGCTGCGATTGCAGAAAACTTAAAATCAGCGTACAACGAATTTGTATAA
- a CDS encoding BatD family protein: protein MGTSRFTHTMLLFVLTSIVTLAQNITFKAEANRKSLAVGESLQVGFFIEADAMDYSIDSPMRYPEHQGLRLVGENKTQNVQYVNGKGQIQDGIILIFNAEKEGKLRIGSARIVIDGKTYTTKPIDIEVTKSGTSTLSNRANTNQPVFLQTNVSNSNPYVNEQVNLTVKMFSRDLGLLNRKRNFRQGKLEGLSPKMVTSRPESIKQEMVSGKPYFSEEIAKYVVFPEKEGQITIDPFSVDILVSGIYGTEAYEIRSNPVTIHAKGIPMEGRPKNFAGAVGDFKLKSSINKTEINANESANLKVEISGTGNFNKIAIPEVKAPQNIETYAPKRHNNFKTYEDGMQGSVTSEVVMVPEYGGNYTISPVEFSYFDPKKEKFVTLKSEEVHLTVNGETAQELGTGNDMAFKGHNEDTSKNPLVESVAEISETVSGGNGKWLWTAGGLLFASILGLLLLRRKKEDNEDQYVEIHPEMDDKQRFAPKAVSSPIVEVQPTTIQVSEESKRVLKQKLDKLQENIHHPDFKTFFQLQEDLLCEMGMKFTGTD from the coding sequence ATGGGAACATCAAGGTTTACACATACGATGCTTTTATTTGTTCTAACGTCAATTGTAACGTTAGCTCAAAATATTACATTCAAAGCGGAAGCCAATAGAAAGTCATTAGCAGTAGGCGAAAGTTTACAAGTCGGCTTTTTCATAGAAGCGGATGCCATGGATTATAGTATCGATAGTCCTATGCGATATCCTGAGCATCAAGGATTGCGTTTGGTTGGTGAAAATAAAACACAGAATGTCCAATATGTCAATGGAAAGGGACAAATACAAGATGGAATCATCTTGATTTTTAATGCAGAAAAAGAAGGTAAACTTCGCATAGGATCTGCACGAATTGTTATCGATGGAAAAACATATACAACAAAACCAATCGACATTGAAGTAACAAAATCGGGTACTTCTACCCTATCCAATCGTGCGAATACCAATCAACCTGTTTTCTTACAAACTAATGTATCTAACAGTAATCCGTATGTGAATGAACAGGTGAATTTAACGGTGAAAATGTTCTCAAGAGATTTAGGATTACTGAATCGAAAACGTAATTTTCGCCAAGGGAAATTAGAAGGTTTGAGCCCTAAAATGGTAACAAGTCGTCCTGAATCCATTAAACAAGAAATGGTTTCAGGGAAACCATATTTTTCGGAGGAAATTGCTAAATATGTGGTTTTCCCAGAAAAAGAAGGTCAGATAACAATTGACCCATTTTCAGTGGATATTTTAGTATCAGGAATTTATGGAACTGAAGCTTACGAAATTCGCAGTAATCCGGTAACCATTCACGCAAAAGGAATTCCGATGGAAGGTCGTCCAAAGAATTTTGCTGGAGCTGTAGGCGATTTTAAGTTAAAATCGAGCATTAACAAAACTGAAATTAATGCAAATGAAAGCGCTAATTTAAAGGTTGAAATTTCAGGTACAGGTAATTTTAATAAAATTGCAATACCAGAAGTTAAAGCTCCACAAAATATCGAAACATATGCTCCAAAACGCCATAATAATTTCAAGACTTATGAGGATGGAATGCAAGGAAGTGTTACATCAGAAGTTGTAATGGTGCCTGAATATGGAGGAAATTATACAATTTCTCCAGTAGAATTCTCTTATTTCGATCCGAAGAAAGAAAAATTTGTCACGTTAAAATCAGAAGAAGTTCATTTAACCGTCAACGGTGAAACAGCCCAAGAATTAGGAACAGGCAATGATATGGCATTTAAAGGTCATAACGAAGATACTTCTAAAAATCCTTTAGTAGAATCAGTTGCTGAAATTTCTGAAACAGTAAGCGGTGGAAATGGAAAATGGCTATGGACAGCTGGAGGATTATTATTTGCAAGTATTTTAGGATTACTCTTATTACGTCGTAAAAAAGAGGACAATGAGGACCAATATGTTGAAATACATCCGGAGATGGATGATAAGCAACGTTTTGCTCCAAAAGCTGTATCCTCTCCTATTGTAGAAGTGCAACCGACAACAATTCAGGTTTCAGAAGAAAGTAAACGAGTTTTAAAACAAAAGTTAGATAAACTACAAGAAAATATCCACCATCCAGATTTTAAAACGTTTTTCCAATTGCAAGAAGATTTGCTTTGTGAAATGGGGATGAAATTTACCGGAACGGATTAG
- a CDS encoding tetratricopeptide repeat protein, which yields MVYFIKQYGFLLALVMASFAFAQPKVKDYIIEGNNYYNKGKFDEAEYAYKRAALEDPTSVKANYNLGNALYQQKRFKESISHYNRSAEIAQSKTEKHQAYHNAGNAYLEEKEYAKAVESFKNALRNDPHDESTRYNLAYAKKMLEKQQQKEKKENKKDSKQDQKENKDQQDQQNQQQNKDQQNQNQQNNKNQQDQENQAGKSQRENEGGNPKSGGQNGDQKGQGNQQSPEIKNGSKGDGSEQDNAPVGVGDSMLKALQEQEARTQRRIIQQKAEKQRTKTSKDW from the coding sequence ATGGTTTACTTTATTAAACAATACGGATTTTTATTGGCTTTAGTAATGGCTTCATTCGCTTTTGCTCAACCGAAAGTGAAGGATTATATTATTGAAGGAAATAACTATTACAATAAAGGGAAATTTGATGAAGCAGAATATGCTTATAAACGAGCTGCTTTAGAAGATCCTACTTCTGTTAAGGCAAACTATAATCTAGGAAATGCCCTTTATCAACAAAAAAGATTTAAAGAAAGTATTTCTCATTATAATCGATCAGCTGAGATTGCACAATCAAAAACTGAAAAACATCAAGCTTACCATAATGCAGGAAATGCTTATTTGGAAGAAAAGGAGTATGCTAAAGCAGTTGAAAGTTTTAAAAATGCATTACGAAATGATCCACATGATGAATCAACTCGTTATAATTTAGCTTACGCCAAAAAAATGCTGGAAAAACAGCAACAAAAAGAAAAGAAAGAAAATAAAAAAGATTCGAAACAAGATCAAAAGGAAAACAAAGACCAACAAGATCAACAGAATCAACAACAAAATAAAGATCAGCAAAACCAAAATCAACAGAATAATAAAAATCAACAAGACCAAGAGAATCAAGCAGGTAAATCGCAACGTGAAAATGAAGGCGGTAATCCAAAAAGTGGTGGACAAAATGGTGACCAAAAAGGACAAGGGAATCAACAATCACCAGAAATAAAAAATGGTTCGAAAGGTGATGGTTCAGAGCAAGATAATGCTCCAGTTGGAGTTGGTGATAGCATGCTAAAAGCGTTGCAAGAGCAAGAAGCTCGAACTCAACGACGCATTATACAACAAAAAGCAGAAAAGCAAAGAACAAAAACATCCAAAGATTGGTAA
- a CDS encoding T9SS type A sorting domain-containing protein: MKKIFTLLSVAAFSVAFGQYGNLEKVQVIEGLPQAETQTPVNGLTNTEHTLVQYTDTPSLDSTPLCADAINHNSRFFNLANYGITSDFTVTAVNFSTSSTGITMWAEVATVPPGTDITAAEITDLNVTDAYGSVTVPMQENSWVNMELLETTVIPAGTDFGVAIGYEWVTNGPRAWFGNNEDPQTAPSFIGWPGSTCVAAYPVDLTSLEFNSSWLLNVVGTTESLGTVELGSNKLAVYPNPATTELQVKLEGTSIASVEIADVTGRVVSAQSVKNGKVNVSNLSQGVYFLRVKDDKGVTRIQKFIKK; the protein is encoded by the coding sequence ATGAAGAAAATTTTTACTCTTTTATCAGTCGCAGCTTTTTCTGTTGCATTTGGTCAATACGGAAATTTAGAAAAAGTTCAAGTAATTGAAGGTTTACCTCAAGCTGAAACACAAACACCTGTAAACGGGTTGACAAATACAGAACACACTTTAGTTCAGTATACAGATACTCCATCTTTAGATTCAACACCATTATGTGCTGATGCGATTAATCACAATTCACGTTTTTTTAATTTAGCAAATTATGGTATTACGTCTGATTTTACAGTAACGGCTGTAAACTTTTCAACATCATCTACAGGTATTACAATGTGGGCAGAAGTTGCAACAGTACCACCAGGAACTGATATTACTGCAGCCGAAATTACAGATTTAAATGTAACGGATGCTTATGGTTCTGTTACAGTACCGATGCAAGAAAATAGCTGGGTTAATATGGAGTTATTAGAAACTACGGTTATTCCAGCAGGTACTGATTTTGGTGTAGCTATTGGTTACGAGTGGGTAACTAATGGACCTAGAGCATGGTTTGGAAACAATGAAGATCCACAAACAGCACCTTCATTTATTGGATGGCCTGGTTCTACTTGTGTTGCAGCATATCCAGTGGATTTAACATCTTTAGAATTTAACTCAAGTTGGTTATTAAATGTAGTAGGTACTACTGAAAGTTTAGGAACTGTAGAGTTAGGTTCAAATAAATTAGCTGTATATCCAAATCCAGCAACAACGGAATTACAAGTTAAGTTAGAAGGAACTTCTATTGCATCTGTAGAAATTGCTGATGTTACAGGACGTGTTGTTTCTGCTCAATCCGTTAAAAATGGAAAAGTAAATGTTTCTAATTTATCACAAGGAGTTTACTTCTTAAGAGTAAAAGATGATAAAGGTGTAACACGCATCCAAAAATTCATTAAAAAATAA
- a CDS encoding T9SS type A sorting domain-containing protein gives MGIDGDYSTWSGDYFKGVPVKLSAIALPGYEFSHWIGDIESNEAELIVNGTEDINVTAVFERSLSTGDLDKVDFLVYPNPTADVLNIASASTSEIKFSISNMLGQQLEAGITKDQTLNVSHLAKGVYMIELNQDQKRVVKKFIKK, from the coding sequence GTGGGGATTGATGGAGATTATTCAACATGGAGTGGCGATTATTTCAAAGGTGTTCCGGTTAAATTATCGGCTATTGCATTACCAGGTTATGAATTCTCACATTGGATAGGAGACATCGAATCAAATGAAGCGGAATTAATCGTGAATGGAACTGAAGATATAAATGTAACTGCAGTTTTTGAACGTTCATTATCTACAGGAGATCTTGATAAAGTAGATTTCTTAGTATATCCAAACCCAACAGCCGATGTTTTAAATATCGCTTCAGCTTCAACATCTGAAATTAAATTCTCGATTTCGAACATGTTAGGACAACAATTAGAAGCTGGAATAACGAAAGATCAAACGTTAAATGTAAGTCATTTGGCAAAAGGTGTTTATATGATTGAATTAAATCAAGACCAAAAACGCGTCGTGAAGAAATTCATCAAAAAATAA
- a CDS encoding LytTR family DNA-binding domain-containing protein: MKIIIIEDEKPAARLLQRRIEKLGYNVDVMLHSVEDSIHWLINHPQPDLIFLDIQLSDGLSFQIFNEVEVTSSIIFTTAYDEYALKAFKLNSIDYLLKPVDEEELENAISKYEKQQKINVDFSQIKQLFDHNKSFKERFTTKIGNSIKMISVTDIELFYSENKATYAHTKEGRNYVLDYTLDKLEELIDPKQFFRINRGQMIKLEAIRDISVYSNSRLKIFLNHYSEQECVVSREKVNDFRNWLEN; encoded by the coding sequence ATGAAAATAATTATCATAGAAGACGAAAAACCAGCTGCTCGCCTACTCCAACGTCGAATAGAAAAATTGGGATACAACGTAGATGTTATGTTGCATTCCGTAGAAGATAGTATCCATTGGTTGATAAATCATCCGCAACCCGACTTAATTTTTTTAGATATACAACTGTCGGATGGTTTATCATTCCAAATTTTTAATGAAGTCGAAGTTACATCGTCCATCATTTTTACAACAGCATATGATGAATATGCATTGAAAGCTTTTAAATTAAATAGTATCGATTATTTGTTGAAACCTGTTGATGAAGAAGAATTAGAAAATGCCATTTCAAAATATGAGAAGCAGCAAAAGATAAACGTTGATTTTTCACAAATCAAACAATTATTTGATCATAATAAAAGTTTTAAAGAACGCTTTACAACGAAAATAGGAAATTCAATTAAAATGATTTCGGTAACAGATATCGAATTGTTTTACAGTGAAAATAAGGCCACGTATGCTCATACCAAAGAAGGAAGAAATTATGTATTGGATTATACCCTAGATAAGCTCGAAGAATTGATTGATCCAAAGCAATTTTTTCGCATTAATAGAGGTCAAATGATAAAATTGGAGGCCATCCGAGACATTTCTGTGTACTCCAATTCGCGTTTAAAAATTTTTTTAAATCACTATTCTGAACAAGAATGCGTTGTAAGTCGAGAAAAAGTGAATGATTTTAGAAATTGGTTAGAAAATTAA